A window of Rubricoccus marinus contains these coding sequences:
- a CDS encoding YndJ family transporter, protein MPSRRFARASFVGALVWCVLLWVPLAPGAGVFDLVSRLVLLAVLVAVPMLLESTCDLWDNDSLAMRLASRSVLAASLLGAAAFLAPTGMRAGVLTLGWAAFSLLVAAEGARRLLAMRREGLWRAEEVVLALGLVALPGGAAWLTMSRWGIDPGPYGPLVVLLTAIHFHYAAVIAPLWAGFLGREIRQRWTGAHLAYTVLASAVLAGTPLVALGIALSRTPAGGTAAETLGVLLLTVGAIGLGALALGLAPRMDDRWGGVFVGVSGGSLLLAMVLALWFHLGDGLGIGAPDVEWMVPRHGWLNGIGFALWGALGWRRLKPRAVPPEALAPEARRPEVNA, encoded by the coding sequence ATGCCGTCTCGCCGCTTTGCCCGCGCCTCGTTCGTGGGCGCCCTCGTCTGGTGTGTGTTGTTGTGGGTGCCTCTGGCGCCAGGGGCCGGCGTGTTCGACCTCGTGTCAAGGCTGGTGCTGCTGGCCGTGCTCGTCGCCGTGCCCATGCTGCTGGAGAGCACGTGCGACCTGTGGGACAATGATTCCCTCGCGATGCGGCTGGCCTCGCGCTCGGTTCTCGCGGCCTCGTTGCTCGGTGCGGCAGCGTTTCTCGCGCCGACCGGGATGCGCGCGGGCGTGCTCACGCTGGGCTGGGCCGCGTTTTCTCTTTTGGTTGCGGCCGAGGGCGCGCGCCGGCTTCTCGCGATGCGGCGCGAGGGCCTCTGGCGCGCCGAAGAGGTCGTGCTCGCGCTCGGTCTCGTGGCGTTGCCCGGCGGTGCGGCATGGCTCACGATGTCGCGGTGGGGGATCGATCCGGGACCGTACGGGCCGCTCGTGGTGCTTCTCACCGCCATCCACTTCCACTACGCCGCCGTGATCGCGCCCCTTTGGGCGGGGTTTTTAGGGCGCGAGATCCGCCAGAGGTGGACAGGCGCTCACCTCGCATATACGGTTCTCGCGAGCGCTGTTCTGGCAGGGACACCGCTCGTCGCGCTCGGCATCGCGCTGTCGCGGACGCCAGCAGGCGGCACGGCCGCGGAAACGCTGGGCGTGCTCCTGCTCACCGTCGGCGCCATCGGGCTTGGCGCGCTCGCCCTGGGCCTCGCGCCTCGCATGGACGACCGCTGGGGCGGCGTGTTCGTGGGCGTCTCCGGCGGCTCGCTTCTCCTCGCGATGGTTCTGGCCCTCTGGTTCCACCTCGGCGATGGGCTCGGCATCGGAGCGCCGGACGTGGAGTGGATGGTGCCGCGCCACGGCTGGCTCAACGGCATCGGGTTCGCACTGTGGGGCGCGTTGGGTTGGCGCCGGCTGAAGCCACGTGCTGTGCCGCCAGAAGCCTTAGCGCCAGAGGCCCGTCGGCCGGAGGTCAACGCGTGA
- a CDS encoding S1C family serine protease encodes MRLTAFFLLLVLIGCDRSAQSQQPQSVDAPLGEVADALERTNVEIDSGRRTAITRAVEAASPAVVSVNVIEVRQVRVRDPFAGFFGRVPDQVYQQQVQGLGSGFVISPDGYIVTNDHVAGNATKITVAFPDGKTMDAQLIGSDPETDIALIKVTPEEDLPFLDFENREDAIVGEWAIALGNPFGLFEAAEPSVTVGVVSAVGRDFPMQEGRTFRDMIQTDAAINSGNSGGPLVDATGRVLGMNTFIFSRTGGSVGIGFAVPAWRIERVVEELRTSGVVNRSFYSGLNVQPINARIVQALGLNDARGLIVASVDPDSPADRAGLRPYDIIVRIAGETIGEVRNPRGYIQDRLIDNRAGDTVTLGIVRDGREQNVNLTLGASG; translated from the coding sequence ATGCGCCTGACTGCCTTTTTCCTTCTCCTCGTGCTGATCGGCTGCGACCGTTCCGCGCAGTCCCAGCAGCCCCAAAGCGTAGACGCGCCCCTAGGCGAAGTCGCCGACGCGCTCGAACGCACCAACGTCGAGATCGACTCCGGCCGGCGGACCGCGATCACGCGCGCCGTGGAGGCGGCGTCGCCGGCGGTCGTCTCGGTCAACGTGATCGAGGTGCGGCAGGTGCGCGTCCGCGACCCGTTTGCGGGCTTTTTCGGACGCGTGCCGGACCAGGTGTACCAGCAGCAGGTGCAGGGACTGGGCTCCGGCTTCGTGATCTCGCCAGACGGCTACATCGTGACCAACGATCACGTGGCGGGCAACGCCACCAAGATCACGGTCGCCTTCCCCGACGGGAAGACGATGGACGCGCAACTGATCGGCAGTGACCCGGAGACCGACATCGCGCTGATCAAAGTCACGCCAGAGGAGGACCTGCCGTTTCTCGACTTCGAGAATCGCGAGGACGCCATCGTGGGTGAGTGGGCCATCGCGCTGGGCAACCCGTTCGGTCTGTTCGAGGCCGCCGAGCCCAGCGTGACCGTTGGCGTGGTGAGTGCCGTGGGCCGCGACTTCCCCATGCAGGAGGGCCGCACGTTCCGCGACATGATCCAGACCGACGCGGCCATCAACTCCGGCAACTCCGGCGGGCCGCTCGTGGACGCGACGGGCCGCGTGCTGGGCATGAACACCTTCATCTTCTCGCGCACGGGCGGCTCGGTCGGCATCGGCTTCGCCGTCCCGGCGTGGCGCATCGAGCGCGTGGTGGAGGAGCTCCGGACCTCTGGCGTGGTGAACCGCTCGTTCTACTCCGGCCTCAACGTGCAGCCCATCAACGCGCGCATCGTGCAGGCGCTCGGGCTCAACGACGCCAGAGGCCTCATCGTGGCGAGCGTGGACCCGGACAGCCCGGCCGACCGCGCCGGCCTCCGCCCGTACGACATCATCGTGCGCATCGCGGGCGAGACCATCGGCGAGGTACGCAATCCACGCGGCTATATCCAGGATCGCCTTATCGACAACCGCGCGGGCGACACCGTCACGCTCGGCATCGTGCGCGATGGGCGCGAGCAAAACGTCAACCTGACCCTCGGCGCGAGCGGATGA
- a CDS encoding magnesium chelatase — protein MADAPQISTLGALRASGYAPRSVKDEVRANLIAKLQSGEEVFPGILGFDRTVIPQVQNAILGKHDFILLGLRGQAKSRLVRLLPTLLDEWVPVLEGSEIHDDPLAPVSKFGRDLVAARGDEAPVGWLHRSERYGEKLATPDTSIADLIGDIDPIKAATQQLTYADEEVIHFGIIPRTHRGIFAINELPDLQPRIQVGLLNVMEEQDVQIRGFNVRLPLDLMMVFTANPEDYTNRGSIITPLKDRIDSQILTHYPRDLEIGIEITRQEAWQDRAASGGVTVRVPHIFREIVEQVAFEARESEYVDQKSGVSARLTRAALEDLVSAAERRAILNGETETTLRATDLMSIEPAVTGKVELVYEGEQEGAQGVARALIGRAVAATLPRYLPDPADKAEGRKAYADVLAWFAKGNGIEIGPEMPFDAYARVLDSVDGLAALVSKHTTSATPAEKASMMELALDSLHQRSLLGKDLADGGTGYSDMMGSVLSGLGSFGEEDDDEDYEDWRRRG, from the coding sequence ATGGCCGACGCACCTCAGATCTCCACCCTCGGCGCGCTCCGCGCCAGCGGCTACGCGCCCCGTTCCGTCAAGGACGAAGTGCGGGCCAACCTTATCGCCAAGCTGCAGTCCGGCGAGGAGGTCTTCCCCGGCATCCTCGGCTTTGACCGGACGGTCATCCCGCAGGTGCAAAACGCGATCCTTGGCAAGCACGATTTCATCCTGCTCGGCCTCCGCGGCCAGGCCAAGAGCCGCTTGGTGCGCCTGCTCCCCACCCTTCTCGACGAGTGGGTGCCGGTCTTGGAAGGCTCCGAGATCCACGACGATCCTCTGGCGCCGGTCTCCAAGTTCGGCCGCGACCTCGTGGCCGCCAGAGGCGACGAGGCGCCCGTCGGGTGGCTGCACCGCAGCGAGCGCTACGGCGAAAAGCTGGCCACGCCGGACACCTCCATCGCCGACCTCATCGGCGACATCGACCCCATCAAGGCGGCCACGCAGCAGCTCACCTACGCGGACGAGGAGGTGATCCACTTTGGCATCATCCCGCGCACGCACCGCGGCATCTTCGCCATCAACGAGCTCCCGGATTTGCAGCCGCGCATCCAGGTGGGACTGCTCAACGTGATGGAGGAGCAGGACGTGCAGATCCGCGGCTTCAACGTGCGGCTCCCGCTGGACCTCATGATGGTGTTCACTGCCAACCCCGAGGATTACACCAACCGCGGCAGCATCATCACGCCGCTCAAGGACCGCATCGACAGCCAGATCCTGACGCACTACCCGCGCGATCTGGAGATCGGCATCGAGATCACGCGCCAGGAAGCGTGGCAGGACCGCGCGGCCTCTGGCGGCGTGACCGTTCGCGTCCCCCACATCTTCCGCGAGATCGTGGAGCAGGTCGCCTTCGAGGCGCGCGAGAGCGAGTACGTGGACCAGAAATCCGGCGTGAGCGCTCGCCTGACCCGCGCGGCTCTGGAGGACTTGGTGAGCGCGGCCGAGCGCCGCGCGATCCTCAACGGCGAGACCGAAACCACGCTCCGTGCGACGGACCTGATGTCCATCGAGCCCGCCGTGACCGGCAAGGTCGAACTCGTCTATGAAGGCGAGCAGGAAGGCGCGCAAGGCGTCGCGCGCGCCCTGATCGGCCGCGCCGTGGCGGCGACCCTCCCCCGCTACCTCCCCGACCCCGCCGACAAAGCCGAGGGCCGGAAGGCCTATGCCGACGTACTCGCGTGGTTCGCGAAGGGGAACGGCATCGAGATCGGACCCGAGATGCCGTTCGACGCCTACGCGCGCGTCCTCGATTCCGTGGATGGCCTCGCGGCACTTGTCAGCAAGCACACGACCTCGGCCACGCCTGCCGAGAAGGCCAGCATGATGGAGCTCGCGCTGGACTCCTTGCACCAGCGCTCCCTCCTCGGCAAGGACCTCGCCGACGGCGGGACCGGGTATTCCGATATGATGGGCTCCGTCCTCTCTGGCCTCGGATCCTTTGGAGAGGAGGACGACGACGAGGATTACGAGGACTGGCGCCGCCGCGGCTAA
- a CDS encoding FG-GAP-like repeat-containing protein: protein MLRRVLLGLLFLPATSGAQTFTAVTLPPDLVGGLAPAIVDIDGDGRTDVLSGQSVARQTDGGWEVSVLDDQLALGVLVADWSGDGAREVAVLGAYRVRPARWNRARGALEPLAGTGLETPRFNLIQGSVLLDDDRDGRLDLLIGNDGPPDVLLRQRIGGTFDDLSASVLPGTEGGTYGMAAADFDRDGDLDVAVGLCAPLPAHNLLYLRGASRYTEVGASTQTDDPRASWGMAWLDYDGDGWLDLFVANMPIDVDGQTSDGANGLFRNNQDGTFTDVAGDAGVAGPTGENSWSAVAADFDNDGWTDLAVANRRSGTGAAQPWRLWRNTGGQFEDVTPGSGLGSVETIFIGAGDVDGDGWVDLVGEQSNLPVLLRNGGGTNAWLGVRLRGLASNTEGIGARVEVASGGRTQVREITGGDGFMAQSHALEAHVGLGTETTANVTVRWPSGQVDVVTGVTANQRITIVEGEGRNDAPEAFALIAPASSAELASTEPATFSWAPSADEGPVTYSLLIEHDGGTALTYSTTETSFTVPQNDLFPGPFSWAVVANDGRSERTSLEARAFSFVVVDAAEETPEAGPALTLGPNPARSHLRVQVADPAPATLTVLDARGRRVLTERVAAGEATLDLRALPPGAYTVRVESTSGVSTAPFVLAR, encoded by the coding sequence ATGCTTCGCCGCGTCCTCCTCGGCCTCCTCTTTCTGCCGGCGACCTCTGGCGCGCAGACGTTCACGGCCGTCACCCTGCCGCCCGATCTTGTAGGCGGGCTCGCGCCCGCGATCGTCGACATCGACGGCGATGGCCGCACCGACGTCTTGTCCGGCCAGTCCGTGGCGCGTCAGACCGATGGGGGATGGGAGGTGTCCGTTCTCGATGACCAGTTGGCGCTCGGAGTCCTCGTCGCGGATTGGAGCGGCGACGGCGCCCGCGAGGTGGCTGTGCTCGGCGCCTACCGCGTCCGCCCCGCGCGGTGGAACCGCGCCAGAGGCGCGCTGGAGCCTCTGGCGGGGACAGGTCTGGAGACGCCCCGGTTCAACCTCATCCAGGGCTCCGTCCTCCTCGACGACGACCGCGACGGCAGGCTCGACCTTCTCATCGGCAACGACGGCCCGCCGGACGTGCTGCTGCGCCAGAGGATCGGCGGCACGTTTGACGACCTCAGTGCAAGCGTACTTCCCGGGACGGAAGGCGGCACCTATGGCATGGCCGCGGCCGACTTCGATCGGGACGGAGACCTCGACGTGGCCGTGGGGCTTTGCGCGCCTCTCCCGGCTCATAACCTGCTCTACCTCCGAGGCGCCTCTCGCTACACCGAAGTGGGAGCGAGCACGCAGACGGACGACCCGCGTGCGAGTTGGGGCATGGCGTGGCTGGATTACGACGGCGATGGCTGGCTCGACCTGTTCGTCGCCAACATGCCCATCGACGTCGACGGGCAAACCTCCGACGGCGCCAACGGACTCTTCCGTAACAACCAGGACGGCACTTTTACCGATGTAGCGGGCGACGCTGGCGTGGCAGGCCCTACGGGCGAGAACAGTTGGAGTGCCGTCGCAGCCGACTTCGACAACGACGGCTGGACCGACCTTGCCGTGGCCAACCGCCGCAGCGGCACCGGCGCCGCTCAACCCTGGCGGCTCTGGCGCAACACCGGAGGGCAGTTCGAGGATGTCACGCCCGGCTCGGGCCTGGGGAGCGTGGAGACTATCTTTATCGGCGCGGGCGACGTCGACGGGGACGGGTGGGTCGACCTCGTGGGCGAGCAGTCCAACCTCCCCGTTCTCCTCCGCAACGGTGGCGGCACCAACGCATGGCTCGGCGTGCGCCTGCGCGGCCTCGCCTCCAACACCGAGGGGATCGGCGCGCGAGTCGAGGTGGCCTCTGGCGGGCGGACGCAGGTGCGCGAGATCACCGGGGGCGACGGGTTCATGGCGCAGAGCCACGCGCTCGAAGCGCACGTCGGGCTCGGGACCGAGACAACGGCCAACGTGACCGTCCGCTGGCCCAGCGGGCAGGTCGACGTGGTGACGGGCGTGACGGCCAACCAGCGCATCACCATCGTCGAAGGCGAGGGGCGCAACGACGCGCCAGAGGCCTTCGCGCTGATCGCGCCCGCCTCTAGCGCCGAACTCGCCAGCACCGAGCCGGCCACCTTTTCGTGGGCGCCCTCCGCCGACGAGGGGCCGGTGACGTACTCGCTCCTGATCGAGCACGATGGGGGAACGGCCCTGACCTATTCGACGACCGAGACATCGTTCACCGTCCCCCAGAACGACTTGTTTCCCGGTCCTTTCTCGTGGGCGGTCGTCGCGAACGACGGGCGTAGCGAGCGGACGAGCCTGGAGGCGCGCGCGTTCTCGTTCGTGGTCGTGGATGCGGCAGAGGAGACGCCAGAGGCCGGGCCGGCGCTCACGCTCGGGCCCAACCCAGCCCGCAGTCACCTCCGCGTGCAGGTCGCGGACCCGGCCCCGGCGACGCTGACGGTCCTCGACGCGCGAGGCCGCCGCGTGCTCACCGAGCGCGTGGCAGCGGGCGAGGCGACGCTGGACCTCCGCGCGCTACCTCCGGGCGCCTACACCGTCCGCGTAGAGTCAACGAGTGGCGTCTCGACCGCGCCTTTCGTGCTCGCGCGCTGA
- a CDS encoding GIY-YIG nuclease family protein: MDRSLSGRYRFADVDWSAVPDSPGAYVIYDGDEAIYIGMAGRNGKGSLRRRLKDHASGQIVNMFAQYLFLDRAQFAYEAEHGERIRHPRVAKRACRSYIDARCSFAWVVTRDGAEARTLEADLRRSLLPALNPL, encoded by the coding sequence ATGGACCGTTCCCTCTCCGGCCGCTACCGTTTCGCCGACGTGGACTGGTCCGCCGTGCCCGATTCTCCGGGCGCGTATGTCATCTACGACGGCGACGAGGCGATCTACATCGGCATGGCAGGGCGAAACGGGAAGGGCAGCCTGCGGCGGCGCCTGAAAGACCACGCCAGCGGCCAGATCGTCAACATGTTCGCGCAGTACCTCTTTCTAGACCGCGCGCAGTTCGCGTACGAGGCCGAGCATGGCGAGCGCATCCGGCACCCGCGCGTGGCCAAGCGAGCGTGCCGGAGTTACATCGACGCGCGGTGCTCGTTCGCCTGGGTGGTCACGCGCGACGGGGCGGAGGCCCGCACTCTGGAAGCCGACCTGCGGCGCTCGCTCCTGCCTGCGCTCAACCCGCTCTAG
- a CDS encoding aldehyde dehydrogenase family protein has product MDRYSTLAQLYIGGEWRAAASGETAPATDPFTDETLLDVAQATKDDVDAAYRAAEAAQAEWMEMLPTKRQAILAKAAEVIEQRREEITDWLVKESGSTKLKAGFEISNAIGITQEAATFPLRMEGELYPSVTPGKENRVYRQPVGVVGVISPWNFPFHLSMRSVAPALGAGNAVVLKPASNTAVTGGTIIGAIFEEAGLPAGMLNVLPGSGSEIGDAIVTHPVPRVISFTGSTKVGKGIAEQAGKHLKRVELELGGNNIMLVLDDADVEQAARAAAFGKFLHQGQICIALNRIAVHASLADAFTEAFLGTVRALQAGDPSDGQTFVGPIIDDDQLESILDILKRTKEAGATVALGGGHEGRVIEPTVLTGVTQDMSAASEEIFGPLAPILTFESDEEALEIANATDYGLSGSVFTGNTERGLRLARRVKTGMIHVNDMSVNDEPHVAFGGMGASGLGRFGGKWALDAFSTVQWVSIQHQPRTYRFSAK; this is encoded by the coding sequence ATGGACCGCTACAGCACCCTCGCCCAACTCTACATCGGCGGCGAATGGCGCGCCGCCGCCTCTGGCGAGACGGCCCCGGCCACCGACCCGTTTACCGACGAGACGCTTCTCGACGTCGCCCAGGCGACCAAAGACGACGTGGACGCCGCCTACCGCGCCGCCGAGGCCGCGCAGGCCGAGTGGATGGAGATGCTGCCCACGAAGCGGCAGGCCATCCTCGCCAAGGCCGCCGAGGTCATTGAGCAGCGCCGCGAGGAGATCACCGACTGGCTCGTCAAGGAGTCCGGCAGCACGAAGCTCAAGGCAGGTTTCGAGATCAGCAACGCGATCGGCATCACGCAAGAGGCCGCGACCTTCCCGCTCCGCATGGAAGGCGAGCTGTACCCCTCCGTCACGCCCGGCAAGGAGAACCGCGTGTACCGCCAGCCGGTCGGCGTGGTGGGCGTGATCTCGCCGTGGAACTTCCCGTTTCACCTCTCGATGCGCAGCGTGGCGCCCGCGCTTGGAGCCGGCAACGCGGTCGTGCTCAAGCCGGCGTCCAACACGGCCGTGACGGGCGGGACGATCATCGGCGCCATCTTCGAGGAGGCCGGGTTGCCAGCCGGGATGCTCAACGTGCTGCCCGGCTCGGGCAGCGAGATCGGCGACGCCATCGTGACTCACCCGGTCCCGCGCGTGATCTCGTTTACGGGCTCCACCAAGGTGGGGAAGGGCATCGCGGAGCAGGCCGGCAAGCACCTCAAGCGCGTCGAGCTGGAGCTGGGCGGCAACAACATCATGCTCGTCCTGGACGACGCCGACGTGGAGCAGGCCGCTCGCGCCGCCGCGTTCGGCAAGTTTCTCCACCAGGGCCAGATCTGCATCGCGCTCAACCGCATCGCCGTGCACGCCTCCCTCGCGGACGCCTTTACCGAGGCGTTCCTGGGCACTGTCCGCGCCCTCCAGGCCGGCGACCCGTCCGACGGCCAGACGTTTGTCGGCCCCATCATCGACGACGACCAACTGGAGTCCATCCTTGACATCCTGAAGCGGACGAAAGAGGCCGGCGCGACGGTTGCGCTCGGCGGCGGCCATGAGGGCCGCGTGATCGAGCCTACAGTCCTCACGGGCGTGACGCAGGACATGTCCGCCGCGTCCGAGGAGATCTTCGGGCCTCTGGCGCCGATCCTGACGTTCGAGAGCGACGAGGAGGCGCTGGAGATCGCCAACGCGACCGACTACGGCCTCTCAGGGTCGGTCTTCACCGGCAACACCGAGCGCGGCCTGCGCCTCGCGCGGCGCGTCAAGACCGGCATGATCCACGTCAACGACATGTCCGTCAACGACGAGCCGCACGTCGCCTTTGGCGGCATGGGCGCCAGCGGCCTCGGGCGCTTTGGCGGGAAGTGGGCGCTGGACGCCTTCTCGACTGTGCAGTGGGTCTCCATCCAGCACCAGCCGCGCACGTACCGCTTCTCGGCGAAGTAG
- a CDS encoding 2-oxoacid:acceptor oxidoreductase subunit alpha translates to MSSTTTTVQVPEVTILFAGDSGDGMQLTGSQFTLATALARNDLATLPDFPAEIRAPAGTLYGVSGFQLHFGSGDIHTPGDEVDLLVAMNPAALHVNLHRVREGGAVLVNTSSFEARDLKLAGLDENPLENGSLDGYQLFEVELTRLTREALADTDLSLKEVDRCKNMFALGLALWMYTRPIDPAREWVRKKFAKVPEIRDANLTALEKGVHYGDITEAFANRYEVAPAELAPGTYRAIKGNDALALGLTAAGQKSGLGIFYATYPITPASDLLHALSRYKASGVKTFQAEDEIAAIGAAIGAAFGGNLGVTATSGPGMALKSEFMGLATMTELPLVIIDVQRAGPSTGMPTKTEQSDLMMAVYGRNGEAPTPVLAARTPGDCFEVAYNACRVAARFMTPVIVLSDGYLGNGSEPWRIPEASGLADFDVTFAEGDTAPKDENGALLPYARDEATLARPWARPGTKGLEHRIGGLEKDALTGGVSYDPENHQHMTDTRAEKLERLAAELAPVEVEGDQEGDVLVVAWGSTYGAVKAGVERAREQGVTAGHLHLRWLNPMPPALPETFAKYRRVLVPELNHGQLIRLLRERYLLDAVSLAKIQGLPFSAREIGAAVVELATSETPEAVA, encoded by the coding sequence ATGTCTAGCACGACGACCACCGTTCAGGTCCCCGAGGTCACCATCCTCTTCGCCGGCGACTCCGGCGATGGAATGCAGCTCACCGGCAGCCAGTTCACGCTCGCCACCGCGCTCGCCCGCAACGACCTCGCGACGCTCCCCGACTTCCCCGCCGAGATCCGCGCCCCCGCAGGCACGCTCTACGGCGTGAGTGGCTTCCAGCTCCACTTCGGCTCCGGCGACATCCACACGCCCGGCGACGAAGTGGACCTGCTGGTGGCGATGAACCCGGCGGCGCTGCACGTCAACCTGCACCGCGTGCGCGAGGGCGGGGCCGTGCTCGTCAACACGAGCAGCTTCGAGGCGCGCGACCTCAAGCTGGCGGGGCTCGACGAGAACCCGCTCGAAAACGGGTCGCTCGACGGCTACCAGCTGTTCGAGGTGGAGCTGACGAGGCTCACGCGAGAGGCTCTGGCCGATACGGACCTCTCGCTCAAGGAGGTCGACCGCTGCAAAAACATGTTCGCCCTCGGCCTCGCGCTGTGGATGTACACGCGGCCCATCGACCCCGCGCGCGAGTGGGTGCGGAAGAAGTTTGCCAAGGTCCCCGAGATCCGCGACGCCAACCTCACGGCGCTCGAAAAAGGCGTCCACTACGGCGACATCACCGAGGCCTTCGCCAACCGCTACGAGGTCGCGCCCGCTGAGCTCGCGCCCGGGACGTACCGCGCGATCAAGGGCAACGACGCCCTCGCACTCGGCCTCACGGCCGCAGGCCAGAAGAGCGGGCTCGGCATCTTCTACGCCACCTACCCCATCACGCCCGCGAGCGATCTGCTCCACGCGCTTTCGCGCTACAAGGCCTCTGGCGTGAAGACGTTTCAGGCCGAGGACGAGATCGCCGCGATCGGCGCCGCGATCGGCGCGGCGTTTGGCGGCAACCTGGGCGTAACGGCGACATCCGGCCCCGGTATGGCGCTCAAGTCTGAGTTCATGGGGCTCGCGACGATGACCGAGTTGCCGCTCGTCATCATCGACGTGCAGCGCGCCGGCCCGAGCACCGGGATGCCAACCAAGACCGAGCAGAGCGACCTCATGATGGCCGTCTACGGCCGCAACGGCGAAGCGCCGACGCCTGTCCTGGCCGCCCGCACCCCGGGCGACTGCTTCGAGGTGGCCTACAACGCCTGCCGCGTCGCCGCGCGCTTTATGACGCCCGTCATCGTGCTCTCCGATGGCTACCTCGGCAACGGGTCGGAGCCCTGGCGCATCCCCGAGGCCAGCGGCCTCGCGGACTTCGACGTGACGTTCGCAGAAGGCGATACGGCACCGAAGGACGAAAATGGCGCCCTCCTCCCCTATGCGCGCGACGAGGCGACGCTTGCGCGTCCGTGGGCGCGGCCGGGCACGAAGGGCCTGGAGCACCGCATCGGCGGGCTGGAGAAAGACGCCCTCACCGGCGGCGTGAGCTACGACCCGGAAAACCACCAGCACATGACCGACACGCGCGCCGAGAAGCTGGAGCGGCTCGCCGCCGAGCTCGCGCCCGTCGAGGTCGAAGGCGACCAGGAGGGCGACGTGCTCGTCGTGGCCTGGGGCTCCACCTATGGCGCCGTGAAGGCCGGCGTAGAGCGTGCCCGCGAGCAGGGCGTGACGGCGGGCCACCTCCACCTCCGGTGGCTCAACCCGATGCCGCCCGCGCTCCCCGAGACGTTCGCGAAGTACCGCCGCGTCCTCGTGCCGGAGCTCAACCACGGCCAACTCATCCGCCTCTTGCGCGAGCGTTACCTGCTCGATGCCGTGAGCCTCGCCAAGATCCAGGGCCTCCCGTTCAGCGCCCGCGAGATCGGCGCGGCCGTCGTGGAGCTTGCCACGTCCGAGACGCCAGAGGCCGTCGCGTAA
- a CDS encoding 2-oxoacid:ferredoxin oxidoreductase subunit beta: protein MPPKPVRPPARPPGAKRPGLPPGGRLVPGGDGGGDLPVLTRKDFVSGADVRWCPGCGDYAVLAAVQRVLPDLAENKENVVFISGIGCSSRFPYYMDTYGFHTIHGRAPSVATGLKATRPELDVWVVTGDGDALSIGGNHILHLLRRNLDCQVLLFNNQIYGLTKGQYSPTSEVGKVTKSTPYGSLDHPVNPVQFALGADASFVARTLDRDPKHMQTVLKAAHGHTGTSLVEIYQNCNIFNDGAFFDFTEKESKPERALFVEDGKPLLFAGGARGLRLDGIHLKVADLASGEWSADDCVVYDSTDKALALLVAQQTFWDAEMPRPFGVLYQEDRPTYDALLNAQIEAVVADQGDVSLDDLLRAGQTWTIEA from the coding sequence ATGCCGCCCAAGCCGGTGCGGCCTCCGGCACGCCCGCCCGGCGCCAAGCGCCCGGGCCTTCCGCCCGGCGGCCGGCTCGTCCCCGGTGGCGACGGTGGCGGCGACCTGCCGGTCCTCACGCGGAAGGACTTCGTCAGCGGCGCCGACGTGCGCTGGTGCCCCGGTTGCGGCGACTACGCGGTTCTCGCGGCGGTCCAGCGCGTGCTGCCCGATCTGGCCGAGAACAAAGAGAACGTGGTGTTCATCTCGGGCATCGGCTGCTCCAGCCGCTTCCCGTACTACATGGACACGTACGGCTTCCACACCATCCACGGCCGCGCGCCGAGCGTGGCCACAGGCCTCAAGGCGACGCGCCCCGAACTCGACGTGTGGGTCGTGACGGGCGACGGCGACGCGCTGAGCATCGGCGGCAACCACATCCTGCACCTCTTGCGGCGCAACCTGGACTGCCAGGTGCTCTTGTTCAACAACCAGATCTACGGCCTCACCAAGGGCCAGTACTCGCCGACGAGCGAGGTCGGTAAGGTGACGAAGTCCACGCCGTACGGCTCGCTGGACCATCCGGTGAACCCGGTGCAGTTCGCGCTCGGCGCCGACGCCTCGTTCGTGGCCCGCACGCTGGACCGCGACCCGAAGCACATGCAGACGGTCCTCAAGGCCGCGCATGGCCACACCGGCACGTCGCTCGTCGAGATCTACCAGAACTGCAACATCTTTAACGACGGCGCCTTTTTCGACTTCACCGAGAAGGAGAGCAAGCCCGAGCGCGCGCTGTTCGTGGAGGACGGCAAGCCGCTCCTGTTCGCCGGGGGCGCCAGAGGCCTCCGCCTCGATGGCATCCACCTGAAGGTGGCCGACTTGGCCTCTGGCGAATGGAGCGCGGACGACTGCGTGGTGTACGACAGCACAGACAAGGCGCTCGCCCTCCTCGTCGCGCAGCAGACCTTCTGGGATGCCGAGATGCCGCGCCCCTTCGGCGTGCTCTACCAGGAGGACCGGCCGACGTACGACGCGCTTCTCAACGCGCAGATCGAGGCCGTCGTCGCCGACCAGGGCGACGTGAGCCTGGACGACCTCTTGCGCGCAGGCCAGACATGGACCATCGAGGCCTGA